From one Neofelis nebulosa isolate mNeoNeb1 chromosome 4, mNeoNeb1.pri, whole genome shotgun sequence genomic stretch:
- the DNASE1L3 gene encoding deoxyribonuclease gamma translates to MPQPPTFLLLLLLSTSSALALRLCSFNVRSFGEAKKENKNAMDVIVKVIKRCDIILLMEIKDSNNIICPMLMDRLNGNSRNSRNSRKGIMYNYVISSRLGRNTYKEQYAFLYKEKLLSVKKRYLYHDYQAGDTDVFSREPFVVWFQSRYTVVKDFVIVPLHTTPETSVKEIDELADVYTDMKHRWKAENFIFMGDFNAGCSYVPKKAWKNIRLRTDPGFVWLIGDQEDTTVKESTNCAYDRIVLRGQEIISFVVHGSNRTFDFQKAYGLTKEEALDVSDHFPVEFKLQSSRVFATNKKSISPRKKKTRRS, encoded by the exons ATGCCTCAGCCGCCCaccttcctcctgcttctcctcctttccACCAGCAGTGCCCTGGCCCTGAGGCTCTGCTCCTTTAATGTGAGGTCCTTTGGGGAAgccaagaaggaaaacaagaatgcCATGGATGTCATCGTGAAG GTCATCAAACGCTGTGATATCATACTCCTGATGGAAATCAAGGACAGCAACAACATTATCTGTCCCATGCTGATGGACAGACTAAATGG AAATTCAAGAAAttcaagaaattcaagaaaagGCATAATGTACAACTATGTGATTAGCTCTCGCCTTGGAAGAAACACATATAAAGAGCAGTATGCCTTTCTCTACAA GGAAAAGCTACTGTCTGTGAAGAAACGCTACCTCTACCATGACTATCAGGCTGGAGACACAGATGTATTTTCCAGGGAACCCTTTGTGGTCTGGTTCCAGTCACGCTACACCG TTGTCAAAGACTTCGTGATTGTCCCCCTGCACACCACCCCTGAGACCTCTGTTAAAGAGATTGATGAGCTGGCTGATGTCTACACGGATATGAAACATCGCTGGAAGGCGGAG aatttcattttcatgGGTGACTTCAACGCCGGCTGTAGCTATGTGCCCAAGAAGGCCTGGAAGAACATCCGCTTGAGGACTGACCCCGGGTTTGTTTGGCTGATAGGGGACCAAGAGGACACCACAGTCAAGGAGAGCACCAACTGTGCATATGACAG GATCGTGCTTCGAGGACAAGAGATCATCAGCTTTGTTGTTCACGGATCAAACAGAACCTTTGACTTCCAGAAAGCTTATGGGTTGACCAAAGAGGAG GCCTTGGATGTCAGCGACCACTTTCCAGTTGAATTTAAACTACAATCTTCAAGGGTCTTCGCCACCAACAAAAAATCTATCTctccaaggaagaaaaagaccCGTCGCTCCTAG